One Panicum virgatum strain AP13 chromosome 9K, P.virgatum_v5, whole genome shotgun sequence genomic region harbors:
- the LOC120652808 gene encoding actin-depolymerizing factor 7-like, giving the protein MANAASGMAVDDDCKRKFLELKAKRTYRFVVFRIDEKQKQVVVERLGEPNLTYDDFAATLPADECRYCIYDFDFVTEEGCQKSKIFFIAWSPDTAKIRSKMLYASSKDRFKRELDGIQVELQATDPTEMGLDVIRGRAN; this is encoded by the exons ATG GCCAACGCGGCGTCCGGGATGGCCGTGGACGACGACtgcaagcgcaagttcctggagctcAAGGCCAAGCGGACCTACCGCTTCGTCGTCTTCAGGATCGACGAGAAGCAGAAGCAGGTCGTCGTCGAGAGGCTGGGCGAGCCCAACCTCACCTACGACGACTTCGCCGCCACCCTCCCCGCCGACGAGTGCAGGTACTGCATCTACGACTTCGACTTCGTCACCGAGGAGGGATGCCAGAAGAGCAAGATCTTCTTCATCGCGTG GTCCCCGGACACGGCAAAGATTAGGAGCAAGATGCTGTATGCAAGCTCCAAGGACAGGTTCAAGAGGGAGCTCGATGGTATCCAGGTGGAGCTGCAGGCAACTGATCCCACCGAAATGGGCCTTGATGTGATCAGGGGCCGTGCCAATTGA